A region from the Wansuia hejianensis genome encodes:
- a CDS encoding response regulator transcription factor translates to MSSNKYKILVVEDETNIRSFIRTILEANGYQVLTAGTCEQGMLIFSSHCPDLIILDLGLPDRDGQDLIRAVRDGSAVPILVLSARTNEKDKVEALDLGANDYITKPFGTAELLARIRAALRNRRGAELGALPGGKFAVRDMEINYDQRKVYIGGEEIKLTQTEYNIVALLSEYPGKVLTYAAIIREIWRESDSGSVKKLQVNMANIRKKFGSRPGANQYIINELGVGYRMYDGNE, encoded by the coding sequence ATGAGCAGCAATAAATATAAGATTTTGGTGGTTGAGGATGAAACGAATATCCGGAGCTTTATAAGAACAATCCTGGAGGCGAACGGATATCAGGTATTGACGGCCGGAACCTGTGAACAGGGGATGCTCATATTTTCCTCACATTGCCCTGATCTGATCATTCTCGACCTGGGCCTGCCTGACAGAGACGGCCAGGATTTGATCCGTGCTGTGAGAGACGGTTCGGCAGTTCCAATACTCGTGCTGTCGGCACGCACCAATGAAAAGGATAAGGTGGAGGCGCTGGATCTGGGAGCTAACGATTATATCACAAAGCCTTTTGGAACGGCAGAGCTGCTTGCCAGAATACGGGCGGCGCTGAGAAACCGGAGAGGCGCAGAGCTGGGAGCCCTGCCAGGAGGAAAATTCGCAGTAAGGGATATGGAAATCAATTATGACCAGCGCAAGGTATATATCGGAGGAGAGGAAATCAAACTGACACAGACTGAGTATAACATAGTTGCATTACTCTCTGAATACCCTGGCAAGGTTCTCACCTATGCGGCGATCATACGTGAAATCTGGAGGGAATCAGATTCAGGGAGCGTCAAAAAGCTTCAGGTTAACATGGCGAATATCAGAAAAAAATTTGGTTCCAGGCCCGGCGCCAATCAATACATCATCAATGAGCTGGGTGTGGGTTACCGGATGTATGACGGGAATGAGTGA
- a CDS encoding TrkH family potassium uptake protein yields MSFIKRQSPGRIIALGFAMVILVGSLLLMLPCSIQDGVTVRYVDALYTSTSAVCVTGLIAIDAGTTFTPLGQFFLALLIQIGGLGVTAMGAGIMLAMGRKVNLKGRNIIREAMNLNSGRGLVSFVKDIFITTLVIELAGAVLSFTVFAGDYPPLKAAGISLFHSVAAFNNSGFDILGDFQNLIPYQSSVMLNLVTCGLIITGGIGFLVIRELLKERFRWRRLSMHTKVVLAVSGALIAAGTLLLKLTEDVTWLGAFFQSVSARTAGFSTYPLGKFTTPGLLVLIVLMFIGASPGSTGGGIKTSTFFVLLQGIKSAATNKTEKAFHYSVPRAAFKKAAVITLLAVSVVMTGTYFMTVMEPAVSLRDALFEVTSAFGTVGLSTGITPGLGTGSKLLSILIMYIGRIGPLTVASLWYFNRKERISYPEGNISIG; encoded by the coding sequence ATGAGCTTTATAAAGAGACAGTCGCCGGGAAGGATCATTGCACTGGGCTTTGCGATGGTCATATTAGTGGGTTCGCTGCTTCTGATGCTGCCCTGCAGCATACAGGACGGTGTGACCGTCCGGTATGTGGATGCGCTCTATACGTCCACCAGCGCCGTCTGTGTGACAGGCCTGATCGCCATCGACGCGGGAACTACTTTTACGCCGCTGGGACAGTTTTTTCTAGCGCTGCTGATCCAGATCGGAGGGCTGGGCGTCACTGCCATGGGAGCGGGAATTATGCTCGCTATGGGCAGGAAAGTCAACCTGAAGGGGAGGAACATCATCCGGGAGGCGATGAATCTGAATTCCGGACGAGGGCTGGTCAGTTTTGTGAAAGATATATTCATCACAACTCTGGTCATTGAGCTCGCGGGGGCCGTTCTCAGTTTTACAGTATTTGCCGGGGATTACCCGCCTCTGAAAGCTGCGGGAATCAGCCTGTTCCATTCCGTGGCCGCTTTTAACAATTCCGGATTCGATATCCTGGGAGATTTTCAAAACCTGATACCCTATCAGAGCAGCGTGATGCTCAATCTGGTGACCTGCGGGCTGATTATAACCGGAGGCATCGGGTTTCTGGTCATCCGGGAGCTGCTGAAAGAAAGGTTCCGGTGGCGGCGGCTGTCCATGCATACAAAGGTTGTGCTGGCGGTCAGCGGAGCCCTGATCGCGGCGGGCACTCTGCTACTGAAGCTGACGGAAGACGTTACCTGGCTCGGAGCCTTCTTCCAGAGTGTTTCCGCGAGAACGGCAGGCTTTTCCACTTATCCCCTGGGCAAATTCACCACGCCGGGGCTTCTGGTCCTGATTGTTCTGATGTTCATAGGAGCGTCGCCCGGATCTACCGGAGGGGGAATAAAGACGAGCACGTTTTTTGTGCTGCTGCAGGGGATCAAATCGGCTGCAACGAACAAGACAGAGAAGGCGTTCCACTATTCCGTCCCGAGGGCGGCGTTCAAAAAAGCGGCGGTGATCACGCTGCTTGCGGTTTCAGTGGTGATGACGGGCACGTATTTCATGACTGTCATGGAACCGGCCGTGTCTCTGAGAGACGCCCTGTTTGAAGTGACCAGTGCATTCGGCACAGTCGGATTGTCTACCGGTATCACGCCCGGGCTGGGAACAGGCAGTAAGCTGCTATCCATACTGATCATGTACATAGGGAGAATCGGGCCTTTGACGGTGGCCTCGCTGTGGTATTTTAACCGGAAAGAGCGGATCAGCTATCCGGAAGGGAACATTTCAATTGGTTAA
- a CDS encoding DUF368 domain-containing protein, which yields MNRNFMLRAIIWFLEGAVVGFGAIMPGISGGALCVAFGMYQPLIGILSDPKENLRKHWKMICVFVIGGGAGFIGLSGLAAWLMARNSQAVTCAFVGFILGTLPELWKDAGKEGRKYPSIVAMLGGFGAMLGLLILLKGSAAFVIQANIWGFFLCGILWGLSFVVPGLSSSTLLLFFGLYQPMLDGIARLSPGVIFPLAAGAFLCLLILSKAVNAAFQKYNSVISHCILGIVVATTVMIVPSFPEDGREVLLYIACIVGGSIASYFLSTVCGKLKSAE from the coding sequence TTGAACAGAAATTTTATGCTGCGTGCCATCATCTGGTTTTTGGAGGGGGCAGTCGTTGGTTTCGGGGCAATTATGCCCGGAATCAGCGGCGGCGCCCTCTGTGTGGCGTTTGGAATGTATCAGCCGCTGATCGGAATTCTGTCGGACCCGAAAGAGAACCTCAGAAAGCACTGGAAAATGATCTGTGTTTTTGTGATCGGAGGGGGCGCCGGCTTTATCGGCCTGTCAGGACTGGCTGCCTGGCTGATGGCCAGGAACAGTCAGGCGGTCACCTGTGCATTTGTTGGTTTTATACTCGGCACACTGCCTGAGCTATGGAAAGATGCGGGAAAAGAGGGGCGGAAATACCCGTCAATCGTGGCCATGCTGGGAGGATTTGGCGCTATGCTGGGCCTGCTGATTCTGCTGAAAGGCAGCGCCGCATTTGTGATTCAGGCGAATATCTGGGGATTTTTTCTCTGCGGTATCCTGTGGGGGCTGAGCTTTGTGGTGCCTGGGCTTTCCTCATCGACTCTTCTTTTATTTTTCGGACTGTATCAACCCATGCTGGATGGAATAGCGAGACTGTCCCCAGGCGTCATCTTTCCACTGGCGGCAGGAGCCTTTCTCTGCCTTCTGATCCTTTCAAAAGCCGTAAACGCAGCTTTCCAGAAGTATAATTCCGTGATTTCACACTGTATCCTGGGAATTGTTGTGGCCACCACTGTCATGATCGTGCCCTCCTTCCCGGAGGATGGAAGAGAAGTGCTTCTGTATATCGCCTGCATCGTCGGGGGAAGTATCGCGTCGTATTTTCTCAGTACGGTGTGTGGGAAGCTGAAAAGCGCGGAGTAG
- a CDS encoding potassium channel family protein, with protein sequence MYTKRKNDRMAYGIVGLGRFGYALAMELARSGAELLVIDRDEEKVGEIREITENAIVLKTLDKKALMETGIQNCDVAVVCIGEHMDTSILTTLYLVGMGIPTVISKATSPEHGEILEKLGAEVVYPERDMAIRLASRLETSRMLDFIELSEQINITKMLVPEQFIGKMVKDIEFRPRFGLNIIAIENNNIIMENIKPEYLFCKNDILIIAGSREGLFRLSEWAEKNC encoded by the coding sequence ATGTATACAAAGAGGAAAAATGATAGAATGGCTTATGGCATTGTCGGCCTGGGGCGTTTCGGTTACGCGCTGGCTATGGAACTGGCCCGATCCGGCGCAGAACTTCTGGTGATCGACCGGGATGAGGAGAAAGTGGGAGAGATCCGGGAAATCACAGAAAATGCGATTGTCCTGAAAACACTTGATAAGAAAGCCCTGATGGAAACGGGAATCCAGAATTGTGACGTTGCAGTGGTCTGTATTGGTGAGCATATGGATACATCGATCCTCACGACGCTGTATCTGGTTGGGATGGGAATCCCGACAGTCATTTCCAAGGCGACCAGCCCGGAGCACGGGGAGATTCTGGAGAAGCTGGGAGCTGAGGTGGTCTATCCGGAGCGGGATATGGCCATCCGCCTGGCAAGCCGCTTGGAAACCTCACGGATGTTGGATTTTATAGAGCTCAGCGAACAGATAAATATCACGAAAATGCTGGTTCCCGAGCAATTTATCGGTAAAATGGTGAAAGACATTGAGTTCCGGCCGCGTTTTGGTCTGAATATTATTGCGATAGAAAATAATAATATAATCATGGAGAACATAAAACCGGAGTATTTGTTCTGTAAAAATGATATCCTGATCATAGCCGGGAGCCGTGAAGGATTGTTCCGTCTGTCTGAATGGGCGGAGAAAAACTGTTGA
- a CDS encoding helix-turn-helix domain-containing protein, giving the protein MDQKKIGMFLKEFRKQKGITQEGLAEALSVSNRSVSR; this is encoded by the coding sequence ATGGATCAGAAAAAGATTGGGATGTTTTTAAAAGAGTTTCGAAAACAGAAGGGCATAACCCAGGAAGGTCTGGCAGAAGCGCTGAGCGTTTCCAACAGATCGGTGTCTAGATAG
- a CDS encoding mannitol dehydrogenase family protein, whose protein sequence is MKLSQEAIGNKKIWENAGFILPCYERNAMIAKTRENPKWLHLGAGNIFRAFPCSLQQELLNAGITDTGIIVAEGFDYEIIEKMYQPKDNLSLLVTLKADGGIEKTVIGSIAESVTMDSANEVSWRRLKEIFAAPSLQMVSFTITEKGYNLWDANGVYYPQVADDLSAGPEKAKSYIGKLTALLYCRYQAGKLPVALVSMDNCSHNGTRLYQAIHDYVSVWTERKLVDENFAAYIENPSGVSFPWSMIDKITPRPDDSVKQMLKSAGFEDVEGIITGKNTYVAPFVNAEEPQYLVIEDSFPNGRPPLDQAGVIFTNRETVDKVEKMKVCTCLNPLHTALAVYGCLLGYTLIADEMKDPQLKKLVEGIGYQEGLPVVVDPEIIRPEDFIKEVLVKRIPNPFMPDTPQRIATDTSQKLGVRFGETIKAYMASDVLDIKQLKLIPLVLAGWCRYLLAVDDEGNRFTPSPDPMLKSSQKYLETIHLGDRRKFHTELEQLLSDCSIFGVDLYEAGLGEKVESYFAELTAGIGAVRKTLIKYTDY, encoded by the coding sequence ATGAAATTATCGCAAGAAGCAATCGGGAATAAAAAAATTTGGGAAAATGCAGGCTTTATACTTCCCTGTTATGAACGTAATGCTATGATTGCTAAAACCAGGGAAAACCCTAAATGGCTGCATCTGGGCGCGGGAAATATTTTTCGTGCTTTTCCCTGCAGCCTGCAGCAGGAATTGCTGAACGCAGGGATAACAGACACAGGTATTATTGTAGCTGAAGGATTTGATTATGAGATTATTGAGAAAATGTATCAGCCCAAAGATAATCTCAGCCTGTTAGTAACATTAAAAGCTGACGGCGGTATTGAAAAAACAGTAATTGGGAGTATAGCAGAATCTGTTACGATGGATTCTGCAAACGAAGTTTCCTGGAGACGGCTGAAGGAAATATTTGCTGCGCCTTCCCTTCAGATGGTAAGTTTTACTATTACGGAAAAGGGGTATAACCTTTGGGATGCAAATGGTGTTTATTATCCGCAGGTTGCTGACGATCTTTCTGCGGGACCGGAGAAGGCGAAAAGCTATATAGGGAAGCTCACAGCTCTTCTATACTGCCGTTATCAGGCAGGGAAACTGCCCGTTGCCCTGGTAAGTATGGATAATTGCTCGCATAATGGCACACGTTTATATCAAGCGATACATGATTATGTAAGCGTTTGGACGGAAAGAAAATTAGTGGATGAAAATTTTGCCGCTTATATCGAAAATCCATCTGGCGTATCTTTTCCGTGGAGTATGATAGATAAGATTACGCCCAGGCCGGATGACAGTGTCAAACAGATGCTGAAGTCCGCAGGCTTCGAGGATGTAGAAGGAATTATCACAGGCAAGAATACCTATGTGGCACCTTTTGTGAATGCGGAAGAGCCCCAGTATCTTGTGATAGAGGATTCTTTCCCAAATGGAAGGCCGCCATTGGATCAGGCAGGTGTTATTTTTACTAATCGGGAAACTGTTGATAAAGTTGAGAAGATGAAAGTATGTACTTGTCTGAATCCATTGCATACGGCACTGGCAGTGTACGGTTGCTTGCTGGGATATACGCTGATTGCGGATGAGATGAAAGATCCTCAGCTAAAAAAATTGGTAGAGGGCATAGGATATCAAGAGGGGCTTCCAGTAGTCGTGGATCCAGAAATCATACGGCCGGAAGATTTTATTAAGGAAGTGCTGGTTAAAAGAATTCCGAATCCATTTATGCCTGATACGCCCCAAAGGATTGCTACAGATACATCTCAGAAACTGGGGGTCCGATTTGGGGAAACGATTAAAGCATATATGGCAAGTGATGTGCTGGATATTAAGCAATTGAAACTGATTCCGTTGGTTCTGGCCGGCTGGTGCCGTTATCTTCTTGCGGTGGATGATGAAGGTAATAGGTTCACGCCGAGCCCTGATCCAATGCTGAAAAGTTCTCAAAAATATCTGGAAACCATACATTTAGGAGATCGTAGAAAGTTTCATACAGAGCTAGAGCAGCTGTTGTCAGATTGTTCTATTTTCGGAGTGGATTTATATGAGGCAGGACTGGGTGAAAAGGTGGAGAGCTATTTTGCGGAACTGACAGCGGGCATCGGAGCGGTAAGAAAAACTTTGATAAAATATACTGATTATTAA
- a CDS encoding carbon-nitrogen hydrolase family protein, which translates to MNFRVAVLQTPSPDRNPSENTKTIISRLEEAARLEADILLIPECFITGYALPIEYDKALSDNDVCITDLCYAARKLKVGVVATTFTKGKKKPQNSAYVIDKNGRILMKYSKVHTCDFADEICLESGKDFTVCDFHGVKLGVMICYDREYPESARILMLKGAEIILVPNDCESMKPRVQALSTRAYENMTGIAMANPNRKNAGCSCAFSPICWNDDGECIDNTILLADEMTEGLFIADFDMNAIRRYRESEMMGNTFRKTEAYRKLLDPAINKPFMRKGQ; encoded by the coding sequence ATGAATTTTAGAGTGGCAGTTTTACAGACTCCTTCTCCTGACAGAAATCCCAGTGAGAATACCAAAACGATTATTTCCAGATTGGAAGAAGCGGCCCGGTTAGAAGCAGATATTTTGCTGATACCTGAATGTTTTATAACGGGCTATGCGCTGCCGATCGAATATGACAAAGCTTTGAGTGACAACGACGTATGTATCACTGATCTCTGTTATGCAGCAAGAAAACTGAAAGTGGGGGTAGTCGCAACAACATTTACCAAAGGTAAGAAAAAGCCCCAAAACTCAGCCTATGTGATAGATAAAAACGGTAGAATTCTAATGAAATATTCTAAAGTACATACTTGTGATTTCGCTGATGAGATTTGCCTGGAAAGCGGCAAAGATTTTACCGTTTGTGATTTTCATGGAGTAAAGCTGGGCGTGATGATCTGTTATGACAGAGAATATCCAGAAAGCGCGAGAATCCTGATGCTAAAAGGTGCAGAAATTATCCTGGTCCCCAACGACTGCGAATCGATGAAGCCACGTGTTCAGGCTCTGTCAACAAGAGCTTATGAAAATATGACTGGTATTGCGATGGCTAATCCAAATCGGAAAAATGCCGGATGTTCCTGTGCGTTTAGCCCCATATGCTGGAATGACGACGGCGAATGCATTGACAATACAATTCTTCTGGCCGACGAAATGACTGAAGGCCTGTTCATCGCCGATTTTGATATGAATGCCATCCGCCGGTATAGGGAAAGTGAAATGATGGGAAACACTTTTAGAAAAACAGAGGCTTATCGTAAACTGTTGGACCCCGCGATAAATAAGCCGTTTATGCGTAAAGGACAATAA
- a CDS encoding sugar ABC transporter ATP-binding protein, translated as MSENILEMRGIIKEFSGVRVLNQVDFELKTGEVHALLGANGAGKSTLMKILNGIYTLTEGEIYYDGKKVRIHSPRDAYSCGITMIHQELDLVGCRDVSENIYLGRELYKDRAHRILDRAGMRREAQTLLDELEFDLRAEDLVEKLPPAKQQLILIARTVSCNSRVIVMDEPTSSLSHNETKQLFKVIKSLKRKGISIIYISHFLEEIFEVSDRLTVLRNGEKVTTAVTSECSTQQLIQWMIGRESVVQKNIGEPKNDHEMLLECRGLTTLRDCIKNVSFQIRKGEIVGFAGVVGAGRSEIAKMIFGAEKMAAGEIYLDGEKVVIKSPTQAVRHGISMVPEDRKQEGLVLKLNVGANMWLSYLNKLKRGVGLDYKSLNGKAQQMFQHMSIKCEGVEQGIDKLSGGNQQKVAIGKCLLNEPKLLILDQPTRGIDVGAKGEIYRLVTELARDNNTAILYISDELEEIIALCDRIYIVKQGQCVKEIDNHTQQVTKALLLKDMVD; from the coding sequence ATGAGTGAAAATATTCTGGAAATGAGAGGCATTATTAAGGAATTTTCAGGAGTTCGTGTGCTGAATCAGGTGGATTTTGAACTGAAAACAGGAGAAGTGCATGCACTTCTGGGCGCTAATGGTGCCGGAAAATCCACGCTTATGAAAATTCTGAATGGTATTTATACATTGACGGAAGGTGAAATCTATTATGATGGGAAAAAGGTGCGTATACATTCTCCGCGTGACGCGTATAGCTGCGGGATCACCATGATTCATCAGGAACTGGATTTAGTGGGGTGCCGGGATGTATCAGAGAATATCTATTTGGGGAGAGAGCTGTATAAAGACAGAGCCCATAGGATTTTAGACCGTGCCGGCATGCGCAGAGAGGCTCAGACACTGCTGGATGAACTGGAGTTTGATCTGAGGGCAGAAGATCTTGTAGAGAAACTCCCGCCGGCAAAGCAGCAGCTTATTCTGATTGCCAGGACTGTTTCCTGTAATTCCAGGGTGATTGTAATGGATGAACCCACGTCTTCCCTGTCACACAATGAAACAAAACAACTGTTTAAGGTCATCAAGAGTCTGAAAAGAAAAGGTATAAGTATTATCTACATTTCCCATTTCCTGGAGGAAATTTTTGAAGTGTCAGACCGGTTGACTGTTCTTCGTAATGGCGAGAAGGTTACAACCGCAGTTACGTCCGAATGTTCTACGCAGCAGCTGATTCAGTGGATGATTGGCCGGGAATCCGTAGTTCAGAAAAATATTGGAGAACCTAAGAATGATCATGAAATGCTGTTGGAATGCAGAGGGCTGACTACCCTGAGAGATTGTATAAAGAATGTAAGCTTTCAGATCAGGAAAGGGGAAATTGTAGGATTTGCCGGTGTGGTAGGGGCAGGGCGGAGTGAAATTGCAAAGATGATATTTGGTGCAGAGAAAATGGCAGCGGGAGAGATCTATCTGGATGGAGAGAAGGTTGTCATTAAGAGCCCCACTCAGGCTGTCAGGCATGGAATCAGTATGGTGCCGGAAGACCGGAAGCAGGAGGGATTGGTATTAAAATTAAATGTTGGCGCAAATATGTGGTTATCCTATTTAAATAAATTAAAAAGAGGAGTGGGACTGGATTACAAGAGTCTGAACGGGAAAGCCCAGCAAATGTTTCAACATATGTCTATCAAATGCGAAGGGGTCGAACAGGGCATTGATAAACTTTCGGGTGGCAATCAGCAGAAAGTAGCCATTGGCAAATGCCTTCTAAATGAGCCGAAGCTTCTGATACTGGATCAGCCTACCCGTGGTATCGATGTTGGGGCAAAGGGGGAAATTTATCGTCTGGTGACTGAACTGGCTCGTGATAATAACACGGCAATTTTATATATTTCAGATGAACTGGAAGAGATAATTGCTCTTTGTGACAGAATATATATTGTAAAGCAGGGACAGTGTGTGAAAGAAATTGATAATCATACGCAGCAGGTGACCAAGGCTTTACTTTTAAAAGATATGGTTGATTAA
- the uxuA gene encoding mannonate dehydratase produces MKMSFRWYGPDDAIPLRYIKQIPNMYSVVTAVYDVPAGQVWSRESIWNLKKRVEAAGLAFEVIESVPVHEDIKLGKSDREQYIANYQENIRRLGEAGIKCICYNFMPVFDWTRTQLDKMMPDGSTALVYYEEQLKKMDPMTGELALPGWDASYTKDSLKKVFDEYKQLTEEDLWKNLEYFLKAVIPVAEEAGIKMAIHQDDPPWPIFGLPRIIRDEKSLDRMLALVDSPANGLTFCTGSMGASPANDVVYLVDKYSAMGRIHFMHMRNVKRLDHGFEEAGHFSACGSLDMTAILQVLYKNGFDGYIRPDHGRMIWGEEGRPGYGLYDRALGAAYINGIWETLEKMDQWGKYEIIARSNRE; encoded by the coding sequence ATGAAAATGTCATTTCGATGGTATGGACCGGATGATGCCATACCCCTGAGGTATATCAAACAGATTCCCAATATGTATAGCGTTGTAACGGCTGTTTATGATGTGCCTGCCGGTCAGGTATGGAGCAGAGAAAGCATTTGGAATTTGAAAAAGCGGGTAGAAGCAGCAGGACTTGCTTTTGAAGTAATTGAAAGTGTTCCCGTTCATGAAGATATTAAATTAGGAAAATCAGACAGAGAGCAATATATTGCTAATTATCAGGAAAATATCCGAAGATTAGGGGAAGCGGGGATTAAATGCATCTGTTATAATTTTATGCCGGTTTTTGATTGGACCCGGACACAGCTCGATAAGATGATGCCAGATGGTTCGACGGCTTTGGTCTATTATGAAGAGCAGCTGAAGAAAATGGATCCGATGACGGGTGAATTAGCATTGCCGGGCTGGGATGCCAGTTATACGAAAGATTCCCTGAAAAAGGTTTTTGATGAATACAAGCAATTAACGGAAGAGGATTTGTGGAAGAATCTGGAGTATTTCTTAAAAGCTGTCATTCCTGTTGCTGAGGAAGCAGGAATAAAAATGGCCATACACCAGGATGATCCGCCGTGGCCGATTTTCGGACTTCCGCGAATTATCCGGGATGAAAAAAGTCTGGACCGGATGCTCGCCCTGGTGGATAGTCCTGCAAATGGCCTGACCTTCTGCACCGGCTCCATGGGAGCTTCGCCTGCTAACGATGTTGTGTATCTGGTGGACAAATATTCTGCCATGGGAAGGATTCATTTCATGCATATGAGAAATGTAAAAAGGCTGGATCATGGGTTTGAAGAGGCAGGACATTTTTCTGCCTGCGGCAGTCTTGATATGACAGCGATCCTGCAGGTGCTGTATAAAAATGGTTTTGACGGTTATATACGTCCGGATCATGGGAGGATGATTTGGGGTGAAGAAGGCAGGCCGGGATATGGTTTGTATGACAGAGCTTTGGGGGCCGCATATATTAATGGAATTTGGGAAACGTTAGAAAAAATGGATCAATGGGGGAAATATGAAATTATCGCAAGAAGCAATCGGGAATAA
- a CDS encoding sensor histidine kinase — MKNRILINSLISAVILTVSFALSLAIQNLFRTQSLIPAVFVLAVFCISLVTQGYIAGILSSLVSVLAVNFAFTFPYFRFNFSMPENLFSAVIMLAVTVMTSMLTTKIKRQEKIKAESDKEKMRANLLRAVSHDLRTPLTTIYGSCSAIMENYERLTPEQHLKLLGEIREDSEWLIRMVENLLSVTRIDGERVNVIKTPTVLEELIDSVLLKFHKRYPGQQVCVTIPDEFISIPMDAMLIEQVLMNLLENAVRHAEGMKELSLNVHTEGGRAVFEIADDGCGIPGEKLCGLFTGYLEKEDVPADGKKRSMGIGLSVCAAIIRAHGGEIRAENRKPEGAVFRFWLEMEGKEHEQQ, encoded by the coding sequence ATGAAAAACAGGATTTTAATCAACAGCCTGATATCGGCGGTAATACTGACAGTATCGTTCGCCCTGAGCCTGGCGATCCAGAATCTGTTCCGCACACAGTCCCTGATCCCGGCGGTATTCGTCCTGGCAGTCTTCTGCATTTCCCTTGTGACACAGGGATATATAGCGGGGATTCTGTCCTCGCTGGTCAGCGTGCTGGCTGTTAACTTTGCATTTACTTTTCCATATTTCAGATTTAATTTCTCAATGCCGGAAAATCTGTTTTCTGCAGTTATCATGCTCGCAGTCACAGTCATGACCAGTATGCTCACCACAAAAATCAAGCGGCAGGAGAAGATAAAGGCGGAGAGTGATAAGGAAAAGATGCGCGCCAATCTGCTGCGGGCGGTCTCTCACGATCTGAGGACGCCGCTGACGACCATATATGGTTCTTGTTCCGCGATCATGGAGAATTACGAGAGGCTCACACCGGAACAGCATCTGAAACTGCTGGGCGAAATCAGAGAAGATTCGGAATGGCTGATCCGGATGGTGGAAAATCTGCTTTCTGTGACCCGGATTGACGGGGAAAGGGTGAATGTGATTAAAACTCCGACAGTCCTGGAAGAGCTGATCGACTCCGTCCTGCTGAAATTCCACAAGAGGTATCCGGGCCAGCAGGTCTGCGTGACCATACCGGATGAATTTATAAGCATTCCCATGGATGCTATGCTGATCGAACAGGTGCTGATGAATCTTCTGGAAAACGCGGTCCGTCATGCGGAAGGGATGAAAGAGCTTTCCCTGAACGTTCATACAGAAGGAGGCAGAGCCGTTTTTGAGATTGCAGATGACGGCTGCGGAATACCGGGAGAGAAATTATGCGGCCTTTTTACAGGCTATCTTGAAAAAGAAGATGTGCCGGCCGACGGGAAGAAAAGGAGTATGGGCATCGGGCTGTCGGTGTGTGCGGCAATCATCAGGGCGCACGGGGGTGAGATCCGCGCAGAGAACAGAAAACCGGAAGGGGCTGTTTTCCGTTTCTGGCTCGAAATGGAGGGGAAGGAACATGAGCAGCAATAA